AGTCCAAAGGGTCCTTCATATCTAATTCCCAGTACAATTTCCCAGAGTTGAAACTCTCTGTTCCCCATGCAGCAAAATAGTTAATTCCATCAGAATTCAAAGACGAGTCTGGAAGGACGTGCCCAATTCTCAAACGTCTCACATCATCAAATAGCTTGAGGTTATCACTGGACAGTGTATTTTCAAAGGATATCTCCACTGTAGAATGAAGAGaatattcaaatcaaaaccaactTTTGAATTGCTGTTAGATGAGAAGGTCTACCCGAGTCTTAAtgggggggggatggggtggCAGAAGAAGAGGGGTAATTGTGGCTGAAGTGCATTGCACTCACAGGTTTCTAGAATACAGCAGAAGAAACAATAGTCCAACCACAATGAAAACACTGCTAAATATATGGACACTGGAATAAAAGGGTGAGCATGTCTACTTCCAGcttgttaattttcatttcatctgaGAAATTGGAGCTCTGCATTCCCATTCAATCCAAAGCAATAATTCCTTGCTATGGTTCCTATTTAGTTCTACCATGGAAATCTAAAAACTGCTTCATCATATACCAACTTGTCTTTTTTTGATGCTTGTGAAATATTGCTCTGTGCATTCagttattttatgtttgttcatACAtgctattatattaaatttaacgCACTTAGTATATTACCTTTAATAAAATACGTATCACACATTCAATTTCTAAGACATTTTAAGGGTAATGTTTAAATAACCTTCATCACTCAGtgcaattaatttaaaatgggaaCATATTGAACtaatttataattgtcttattgATTGAAATGGTTTTGTATGTATAGCCCaaatcacatttattattataccagtgatcacttatttttttccttatttaatcaTGGTGATCATATTACtaagtataattataaatacCAATTGGCAGACCATTCCCTTTGGGTAAATTAAAGGTTAATAAATGGAAAGGTTTCCCATAGAAAATCATCATTGAAAGTCATTACACTATGCTCCCATCACTGGGCTGACACTCACCTTGGAAACACTTGAGCCTGTCTATCAGTCCAGTGATGGTCTGGGCAGGAAGTGCTGGCTTTATAGGCTGAGGCAAGTGCAGCTGCACTGATTCACTCCTGAAAGCAGGAAGAGGACATGAATCTTCTGGTGACAAAAATGACATCACAGTTTTTAAGGAACTAAACAACAATTCTGCTGAAAATGTTTCTTGAAACCCTTTTCTCATGAATGTACCTCTGTGAACATGAGAAGGGACTGTCTCTAGGAATCTTTCTTACTTAATTTGCAAGTTAACAACCCATTTCTCAGAGGTACCCATGTTTCTCATTAGCTAACTAGGATAGGAAAAACTGCCCCATGCACCTCAATGTTTCTGATTTACAATGTCAAATCATACATGGTtgcatttatcttatttatttatttttgaaaagagagagagagagagagagagagagataatttatatatatatatatatatatagtttttggcgtacacagcatctttgttttgtatgtggtgctgaggatgaaacccaggccgcacgcatgccaggcgagcatgagcttgagccacatccccagccccacatggtTGCATTTATGAACGTCAACATTCAGCCCAGGATGACATATCCCTCAACCAACAGGGGAAATAGAGGCTGACTTCTCATTAAGGGGAACAGAAAATCATATTCAAACAAACACATGAACACACAGTTGATTACTCTCTACATAAACTATGCCTTCACTTTGTTAGAAACTTAAACACTTTCATAGCTCTCAATGGTACCCTAGTTTACACTAAAGTCAAAATTTACCTGGTCAATAGATCTCCCATGTcctgcaaagaaaacaaaaacaaaaacagcttattttttttaagaaactgaactgtattttgtttttggaaagatCATGTAGTATCAAATATCATCACACCCACACCAATGCTTCTTATGAATTCATTTTCATCTCTCAGAACAGTACCAGTAAAGCATATTTAAAGATTCTGAATTTGTGATTAAATCAGAATGCAGAGGGTCTAAAAAGTGTGAGAATGAAGGATATCAGTAATGCACAGTGTTTACTGTCCCCAATTCCATAACttttaaacagaagaaagagaatataAGGTTTTCCAAGATGTCTGCATATTGTCAAATGGCAGGCAAAAAATGAAATCTTCAtgaataaattgttatttttctggATCTTAGAGAAGCAAGAGacaacagaaaaatttaaaaaaaattctaagagagCTACTCACAAAGTTTCATAAATCTTGCTTATTTATAGTCAGGATAGAAGGTAAACTTTAAGTAGATTATATCCAAAGAGGAAAGAACCCCATAATTGATGcaggaaatataaaaactacCAAATAATGTGGTCAAAATTGATAACCCCAAATCATACAAAATACTTTCATGCACAACTCAGTTCTTACCTGGAGCAGCTCCACATAGGGTTTATGGGACATTTTCACCAGCTCCTCATATATTTCTCTTaggtctttcttcttttgaacCATATCGGCTTCACTTTTTTTGAGTTCCTCTAAAattcttttgctttcctttctaAGAATGTCTAGATGTCGATTTTCCTCCTCATGAAGAACTGGATGTAGTTTCCTGTACTCAGCCCTGATCAGCTCTTCCCTGAGATACACATAGTACTGTAGGGATAGATTGTCTAGATCACAATTCCAGTATGATTTTATCCTCCTCCACCTAAACCTCTCTCTTTGACCATTGTCTTTTTACCAGTATGTTacatatgccataattttatatttatccacATTGCAGAAATTAGAAATTCACTCTTCTTCTATCTTCATTCTTTCcctagttttttataacaatggcAAGGAACCAAACCCATCCTTCCCTCCAACCATTTTTATCTGCTTCATGAGTGCCTGAAATATCTTAAGAAAAGGTTTTGATTGACAATTTATCcttcaaatataaatttctatatGCATGCAATTAGAATTTATAGCTGTCACATAAATAACTATATGCAATATTCTGATCTCTggttagaaaattaattttcatctCAAACCTCCCTATGACACTGCCTGGTCATGTGTTTGATCAACAAGGTCAAATTTTACTTTCAGGATTCAAAGCCACCAGAAATGATGTACCTAATATCCTTACACCATGATGCTATAGTGAATAATGGATGGATTTCTAGTATGTCTGTTTCAAGCTGAGTCTCAAGGAAATAGACTCATACTTACGATCCATGGactgattattttcttctcttcatttatatttctttgatttaCTTGGATCTTTTCCCATAATGATCTTATTTGCTTTAGGAGCTTCTCctgtaaaagaaatataaactcaAACAATAGAGAAGCATGCGCATTTGGTTTCAATCTCACAatgatagagaataaaaaaataagagataagtactttagtgagaaaaaaaatcatattgcttTCCTTTTGCTATTGATGATTGTGAATTTTAGGAGATTTCAGACTGCAAAAGTGCATAATGTAGCCATGTGCCTAGGGATAGTGATAAAGATGAATAGTTTTTAGATAGTGTGGCAATTGgctttagaattttgttttctgatgctCTACCCTGCTAATTCCCCAaagcattttatcttatttattcccTAGTGTTAGTAAATATTCATGCTGTATAGAAATGTATTGCATTTGTCATTTTGGTAGCCAGTAACTCTTTTCAAAATGAGCAGTTTCTAATGCCTTAcccatgaaaattaaaattaaagtgacCAACTACCTCTGTGGAATCAAGCTCCACAAAGGCAGGCATgcttgcatattttatttattgcttacaTCTTTGGTTCTTAGCTTCTTCCTTGATGCTTATAAAATTACCTAGCATACAGAAAAGAGTAGGGCAATCATCATCATCCAGATCCTCAGCTCTTTTGAAATCTCTTAGCTCCGCGGCTCAGCCTTCACAGTGTTCTCACTGGTGTCACTTACCTGGTATTCCTCAGCAGCCCTTTCCACTGAAGGGTGGTTGTGAGCCCTGTGCTCCTGAGGGTTGCAGCAGAGCCAACAGAGCAGGTTCTTGTTCTCCTCACAGAAGATCTTCTTTGTCTGCTGGTGGgtcacacatatatttttctcaGAGTTCAGGAATTGCCTGAGATGAGCCTGCCTTGCCATAGATGTAAGATTCTTCAGAAGAATATTGTTTTTGACATCTCCCTGCTGTGATGGCTCCCTGCACACAGGGCAACAGGCAAGAATTTGGGCTTGTCCCCAGGGAACGAAGAAACAGGGCCAACAAAAGCTGTGCCCACAGCCTATGGTGACTGGGTATATAAGGTACTTCAGGCAGACAGAGCAAGTGAGTTCTTTCTGGAACACTTGTGGTATTTCTGAATCCATTATTCTGAGGGAAGAAAACCATAAGGATTTAATCATCTACCCTTAAAGAGATAAAGACCTGAACCAATTTTTACTCATATTCTCATTGAATAACACACTACTGTCTAGAGaataataattttgcttttgtacATGACAAAACAGAACAAACTGAGTAAATAAAGAAtgcaaataaatcaaatatttaagtGAGTAGCTCTTATACAAGTCTGAACTATTTTCAAGCACCTTTCATACTGTAAAaatatgtgattattttaatctgctccagaaaacaaagaattctttacagtttttatttagCTAAAAATCTGGGTTCTCATTTCTACTATACTTGAACTTCTAAGAATGGAAGAgataaaatattcctaaaaatatttttggatctacAGGTAAAAATTTATACATTATCTGAGGACTAGTTTCAGAGTGCTTATAACGTATGTAGGAgcactgggcatggtagcacacacctgagACAGAAGCACTGCAAGTTcctcaccagcctcagcaaaagcaagactctaaacaactcagtgagaccctgtctgtaaatagaATCCAAAATAGaaatgaggatgtggctcagtggtccagtgcctccGAACTCAGTCTCCagtacaatcaataaataaataaataaataaataaataaataaataaatagagataaaaagaaaagaaaaaaatttaaactacagAATTACATTTGATTTTGTTTGGGAAAGTAGTAGCTACAGCTCATGTGGCAATTGTATACGTACCTTAAGAATTACTCTATGGTTTCAGCAGTTCTTACTACAGAATTGAAAATACGAATTAAGCTTCAGGATCAGGCACTCAAGGTGTGGAGGAGGTCGATTTTGAAGTCATTCAGCCAGGTGAGCTTCAAACTCTACTCTGGAGAAGAATGAGCTGGTCTCCTGGAGTGCACTTTTATTGAGTCCCTGAAGACCACACCCACTTCTTCCTTGATTGCGTTTAGGGTGTTTCCAATCAGTGTTAGGTAATTAGTGTAGGTAATCAGATTAGCATGGGCGATTAGATTGGTGGGAGTGGTTTGGATGTGTGCATAAGTAGTTTTCAGGTATGAGCTTTGcaatgtaatatatttaaagacCTAGGAGAAATTGCAGGACATCTAAGAGTGGAAAACAGAGTGACTATTAcccctgggagtttgctcaccagaggaatgctTCCTTGtatatttccatggtcagaatctCTACATTAGACTGAGAATCTAGTGATTCCTTCAGCtttccagcctgcagacagccattgtgggaATATACAACTTCTAGTCCTGTAAGGgtatctaataaatcccctttttataaatatatatatatatatatacatacatatatatatatactgttgaTTCTGTTACTCTAGAGAACCTAATGTTATAAAGCAATTAGATTGCCATGGAGTCCCTATCTTCCTCAGATTTTCAGAGTTCTAGATAAAGGAAGCATCTCATTTCCAGGGACCTCAAATGTTCACATTTAATAAGTTCTTCCCAAAAGCCAAAAGCGGAAATCAAGAATATACAACCTCTCAGACCCTGGGATGGGCAGCAGTATTTTCCTCTGGAAGATGCAGTGTAGTCACAATGATTTCTGACACCTAGGATAAAACAGTTACATGAGGTCTATCTCAGacaaaaattttgagacagctcCTTTTATTCAGCCTAATGCCTTTATAGCCTCAGAAATCTCAGGGCAGTGATTTCTCCTAAACATTTCCCTTAATAGCCTAGGATTCTTATATTAGAAACCAAAACACATGCTTCCATACCATACCATCCAATATGGAATTTTTTGAAGTCTTCTTGTTTTTACATCTCAAAATCATAATTAGTAACTACTGGATAAAATCATCTTTGATACTAATCTACGTAAAAGGGAACTTCTAGCAAAGTctaccaaagcaagactgaatcTAATACAGAGGCATTATATTtgataaacaaagaaacaaacaaagaataCAACCtgtaaaaaagttaatttttgaaagaaaatatcacaaaacagaatatacatatatgtatatatagtcaaatataaaaatatgttcactttTATGAGTCACTATATTAAGACAAATTTGAACCACATATTAAACTGCTAGACCTccataagaataaacaaaatttaaaaatcaatatgggctgataaaaaaatataataaatgaagtTTACTCAaagctggagaaagaaaaaaatgcatacttACTCAAAGCATTTCCCAGTGCCTAGGTATTCCAGTAGAAATAAGCAAgtttttgctaaattgctcatCCTGGtatcaaatttgtgatcctccttcctgagaCTCCTGAATAGTTAGGATTATAGGATTATGCCACCATGCtggcaaagaaaatgaaattttatagaaTGTTTTGTAAATAGattagatttattattttctacacATCACtcatttgtttttagtatttcaaATCTGGTAAAGTCTTACACTtattattctgtttaattttaaaaagacaaattttaaaagttaagcaAGTGatgtaaacttttaaaagtataaaatcatgGGGATGAAACACAAAGGATAAAGTGTTCCAAAGGTTCATGCTGTTGGCTACATGTGACAGGATTAACAATGTCTGACCTGGCTGCCTGTGCAGAAAGTGGAGGTCTTCAATAAGCACCACTCCTCCACCTGCAAAAGAGATAAAAACAGTATCTCAGAAGTTAGGTATCTTGACTTCACAGACCCCCAGAGAACTGAGTCTGCTGTTTGGCAGGTTTATGTCTTTGCCCACTTCTACCCTCCAAACACTCCAACAGAGAGTGGTGAAAGTTTCACTGGGTCGCTGGTGAAAGTCAAGCCCATGGCTAACATTTTAGCAGGATTAACACTGTCTCAACTCCACACCTTTTTTTAGATAGTCGTGCTCAGTTTTCCAGTCTATCCTTAAATTTCTTATCCTTCCAagtagcctcagcctcctgagtaggtgggatCATTGACATGAACCACTGCACACAGcagctgtctcaaaatttttgcCTGAGCTAGACCTTAAGTAACtgctttattttatgtgtcagaAATCACCATGACCAAATTGCATCTTTCAGAGGGAAAATATTGCTGCCTCACATAGGGTCTGAGAAGTTGTATCTTCTTGATCTCTGCTTTTGGCAAGAAGTTTAGCAAATGTGAACATTGAGGTCCCTGAAAATGAGGGACTTCCTCATCTAGCACTCTGAAAATCTGAGGAAGAAATAGGACATCCTAGGCAGCCTAATGTCTTTGTAGCTCTGGAAATCTCAGGGCAGTGACTTCtgctaaacattttcttttatagccCAGCATTCTTTATTAGAAACCAAAACTCATGCTTCCATACCATACCAcccaatatattattttttgaagtattCTTGTTTTTACATCCTAAAATCTTAATTAGTAACCACAGAACAAAATTACCTTTGATATTAATCTGTGTAAAAGGGAGTTTCTAGGGAAATCTACCAAAGCTAGAAAGAGTCAATAGAGGCTTCAGGGTCAAAAAACTTCACTGCCATACAGGATGGGGAGTGGGGAATGTGGCCATCTTTGTTCTTGCAGTTCATGTTGTGTATGTGGCATTACTTAAGAAGCAGCCCCATGTAAGGGTCCCGGTCTCTTTTTGAAAAGCATGAGATTGaggtgacaaaaataaaaacaaaactattactatttctttctttctttctttcttttctttctctttttttttaacagaaattaaactcagggacactttaccactgaaccagtcctttttaatattttattattttaatattttaattataaatagagtctttctcagttgcttagggcctcactaaattgctgaggatgggtttgaactttttatattcttgcctcagcctcaggaactgggattataggtgtgggccacctcAGCTGgtgaggaaaacaaaatttctaaacTAAATCCCTCTCCACATGGGAGAATAAAACTAAAGctaaagccagaaaaaaaaaatgtttataaatgttaaaaaacacttactaaaaaaaatcacatatgatGACACCCTCTTTCTGTTCttaaaggtgaaaaataaaagaacacaacTGAAAATCTTTAGATATAATCTGAACTTgggtactctttttttttttaagtcagtaaCTGTTGGCAAGACTCTGGATGTTTGTTTATGAAGATTAGAGAAGAGATTACATCAAATTTTTCTATCTGAAAACTAATTACCCACACATCCAAACCAATCACACTAATCTATTCACCCATACTAATCCAATTATCTATACTAACACTGATTGGAAGCATCCTGAAATGCAATCAGGAAGAAGTGGGTGTGGTCTTCAGAAACTCAATAAAAGTGAACTCCAGGAGACCAGCTCATTCTTCTCCAGAGTAGAGTTTGAAACTTACCTGGCTGAATGACATCAAAATTGACCCCCCTCCACACCTTGAGTGCATGATACTGAAATCTAATTCATATTTTCACTTCTGCAGCAAGAACTGCTGAAACCATAGAGTCATTCTTAAGGTAAGTATACAATTGCCACATGAGCTCTAGCTACTACTTTCTCCaaaaatcaaatgtaattttgtagtttataccttttttctttttttcattttttttgtacttgagactgaattcagaggcactggaccactgagctcagaaatttagcaaacaatgttttaaaaaattaaaagtgtcgGGGGCACTGTttaatggtaaagtgcctctggattcaatgtGCAGTGCTGAAGAAAAATCATGTACAGCTATAataatgaaaagtttttaaaaggattCTCAACAAGTTACTTCTATTGAAATATCTAAGGAGATTAGTCTTCTGAATATTGTATCATACACACATTGTTTCTATGTCTATGTATATCAATGATTGTAAAATGTTTActgatttctcttttgttttgttatgctagtgggattgaacccatgaacaTTTTACTTCTGAGGTACATTTCCTGCCCTAGTTATGTTATTTTTAGAAGGATTTCCttggctgaccttgaatttggaatccttgTGCCTAAATCTCCCTAAATAATGTGGATAGTTTATAACCGGGTTGTTAGCTACTATTTTGTAAAACTAACCATTTACTCAAACATTTCATTAACCTAGTGTTTTCTAAATAATAACCCATTATTTCTAATGTTCAGTTAATTACTACTAACTTATTTAGGTATAAACATTTGAAGTGGatgaaatgtttctttaaaaacatgttgAAGCAGCCAGGGGCAGTCGCTCATGCTTATATTCCCAgtgactgaggaaggaggatcccaacattgaggccagcctcagaaacttagtgacattcagtctcaaaaaaaaaaaaagtaaaattgtgtgcttggatgtggctcagtggttcagcagtctgtgtccctgggttcaatctctagtacttaAAAACAATCTGATATGGCCAAAGAGTTTGGTATATCTGGTATCCTGACTGATTTGATTTTCAATGTAGAAAtatgagagggagagggagagggagagggagagggagagagagagagagagagagagagagagagagagagaatatcaaaCACTTAGGTGTTTGTTTGTAATGTATTCAGGATATAGAAAAGAAGTCAATTGGATCAAGAATGCACTTGACCTTTTGCCCTTAGGCTAGTAATCTATTCTGCAGAAATCTAATCAGGGTGGGGCTTTAAGGATCACAACTAATATAAAAGcttctcaaagaagaaatatgttCTCTTTACAGGCACTTGGAGTTGGCTAGAATGTGGAAGCCTCAATAGGTTGGTTACTCCTGTCATCCAGAGATCTCAGAAGCCACAGAAATCCTGAGCCAGCTGAATGAATATTTGTGCAAGTGCTGACAAGACAAAGCAAAGAGTCTTCAGGTGAGTACTGAGTTCTGAGTAAATGAACTCATActttctctcttaattttttttaactcagtttTCAGAAGGCTTCCCAAAATAGATGCTGAAATCTGTTTAATAACaatcatgtaattatttttaattcacacattgttttaaaatatagaagttaatgtattttattttacattcccTGTGTAtccaaattataaatttatggagaaaaaaaatccttgatgTTATGTAGCTTTATTTGGGAATGGGATCTGAGCTTCACTAGAAAGCACTGAAGAATGTGCAACATTCTATTTTTAGGAACTTCAGGTTTTAGCTTTGGTCTATAAAGTTTCCAATGGCAAGCTGGAATCTACTGATAGCTGTGGAAGGATGACATTGGTGAATCAATGAGGTGCCAGAAATGAGAcagttttcaatatttattcCGATTTAGAAATGAGAATTTTGATGACCTacagtcattcatttttttattttgtttttagttggagctggacacaatacctttattttatttatttttatcgggtactgaggatcaaacccagcacctgcCACATGGTatgctagtgctctaccactgagccccaaccacAGACCCTCCAGTCATTCATTCAAAAGCAAACTATATTGGAAAACACTAGCTGCCATTTAAACTTGGAGTTTTTGTATTTCCAAAGGTGGATTACCTCGTGAATAGTGAGTTTGATATGACTGTGGGGTGCATTGCTCTTACACACTTCTTTTCCAATGTTAATTTTATACATCTCTTTTTGAGTATAAAAGctcaaaatatattgtgtcctattgttatttttaacaatCACCACTTATAAAATAGTTGGGGGTTTAAGAcaaataatgttttttctttccaaacattTCAGAATAAGTTGTGACCATAAACACAGAGTATggaattatttttgcatttattttgcaaCTTTGTTGGGTAATTGTCACTTTTATCCCAGTTACTGTCTCTGTTCTATGattaagtttgtttttattttcatttatttaaccacATTGATGATGAAGTATTACATTATAAAAGACAAGATTGGTAAGAAAATAGATCTACCAGATCTGCcatatgttgaaattcttttAGGTAACAGATTTCTGAAGAGACTATAGAAGAGGCAGTACTTTCATTGAGACTACAATATAAGAAATAGAAAGCCAGAAAAAGCTGTAAGTGTTATAATTCTCCTGAAACATTGCCATTTGAAGGGAGAGATAGTATGATTTTCTAGAAAAGTTTTGTTTGTGACTGCCAGGGTCTTGAAGCATCTGTTCATCAGTCACAGATGGCAGAACCACCTTCCACCCATAGACCATGATTGAGGCGGTTTTGAGGAGTTCACTGGAGTTCATTGGATTATGTTGTATTGTTTCCAACTCCTTAGCTTCACCTTTACTGATACCTATTTGGACTGCCTTTAGAAGTGCCTCACTTAGGGCACAACAGAATGGAATACATTTCCTTTTAAGCCAGTTCTCTTCATTGTGTCGTTTTACTTGGTCTTCAGGGTCTTTGGGTTATTTGAAGCTTTTGGAGGGAGTAGACTGCATTTGTGTTATTGTGTTCTATCTCAAGGAGGCTCTGCCAAGATTTTGGAAGCAGCCTGCCTGGAGAGGTAGAGATTTCAAATATTGCAC
This genomic interval from Urocitellus parryii isolate mUroPar1 chromosome 11, mUroPar1.hap1, whole genome shotgun sequence contains the following:
- the LOC144257392 gene encoding tripartite motif-containing protein 43-like, with protein sequence MDSEIPQVFQKELTCSVCLKYLIYPVTIGCGHSFCWPCFFVPWGQAQILACCPVCREPSQQGDVKNNILLKNLTSMARQAHLRQFLNSEKNICVTHQQTKKIFCEENKNLLCWLCCNPQEHRAHNHPSVERAAEEYQEKLLKQIRSLWEKIQVNQRNINEEKKIISPWIYYVYLREELIRAEYRKLHPVLHEEENRHLDILRKESKRILEELKKSEADMVQKKKDLREIYEELVKMSHKPYVELLQDMGDLLTRSESVQLHLPQPIKPALPAQTITGLIDRLKCFQVEISFENTLSSDNLKLFDDVRRLRIGHVLPDSSLNSDGINYFAAWGTESFNSGKLYWELDMKDPLDWAVGVCKDSWIRRNGTVTESEDMFLLLCVKQDDGHSLLTTSPMLSHYVEKPQGRVGVFVDFESESVSFVNVAKCSLIWRYPSGSLNFPVRPFVHTGHK